TTAACCCAAAAAAGATAAATTCCGTTTTCTATTTCGGCATTGACAAGGTTCGTGACCGTAATATAAATAAAGAAAAAAGGAATACAGCCTACCAGAAAGGGGAAAACCTTAGGAAACACGATTTGTTCCACTAAAATATACACCACCATAATCCGGTAAAGCAAGAAAAACAGGGAGCCAAAAAAGACGGTTTCCTTAGTGGCTGCCACAAAAGCAATATTGGCAACCCAGTTAAACAAAAGCGCCAGGATAAAACCGTAATTCCGGTTATTGGATGCCGAGTTGATATAGTACAGATAAAACAACAGCGGCATTAAAAACGGCT
This region of Flavobacterium inviolabile genomic DNA includes:
- a CDS encoding lysoplasmalogenase family protein: MSLLVILSEYQQDTLLTYITKPFLMPLLFYLYYINSASNNRNYGFILALLFNWVANIAFVAATKETVFFGSLFFLLYRIMVVYILVEQIVFPKVFPFLVGCIPFFFIYITVTNLVNAEIENGIYLFWVNGIFMIFLGGFTLANYILDNNKVNTLLLISTLLFTFIQFIVTINLYYLTLVVFKPIAMAMFVVAQFLLYKSVLLMDERKKAIP